A window of Rubricoccus marinus contains these coding sequences:
- the aroB gene encoding 3-dehydroquinate synthase, which yields MPDLRPLRIPTAGGTAYAVRFEPLAKVPELAERAGLDPGPALVVTDEHVADLHLGELMEAFGARSWKPRPLVVAPGEASKSMDTYSLVMDWALGVGITRQTPVFALGGGVVGDLAGFAAATLLRGLPLVQIPTTVVAQVDSALGGKTGINHGVGKNLIGAFYPPRLVVSDWGLLRTLFRSEVRAGCAEIIKHGLVADRPLATRLQRDLGSLMGLRDPIAPELLRDAAAVKATIVSGDEREAGRRALLNFGHTFGHAIEKVAGYGRILHGEAVALGMRAALHLSASLKAGSPLAPEADLPAPFAEADALVRDLRIRTTLDGLETPELMVAMQSDKKRAAAGLRFIVLDDIGAGRVADGVPVEMVEAAWAYARRVGAGG from the coding sequence ATGCCTGACCTCCGCCCTCTCCGCATCCCTACCGCCGGCGGCACCGCCTACGCCGTCCGCTTCGAGCCTCTGGCGAAGGTGCCTGAGCTGGCGGAGCGCGCCGGCCTGGACCCTGGACCGGCGCTTGTCGTCACGGACGAGCACGTCGCGGATCTCCACTTGGGCGAGTTGATGGAGGCGTTCGGCGCCAGAAGCTGGAAGCCGCGGCCGCTCGTGGTCGCGCCCGGCGAGGCGTCGAAGTCGATGGACACGTACAGCTTGGTCATGGACTGGGCGCTGGGCGTGGGGATCACGCGCCAGACGCCGGTCTTCGCGCTCGGCGGCGGCGTCGTGGGGGACCTCGCGGGGTTCGCGGCGGCAACGCTGCTCCGCGGCCTCCCGCTCGTGCAGATCCCGACAACGGTGGTGGCGCAGGTGGACAGCGCGCTGGGTGGCAAGACGGGCATTAACCACGGGGTCGGCAAAAACCTGATCGGGGCGTTCTACCCGCCGCGGCTCGTCGTGAGCGACTGGGGCCTCTTGCGAACGCTGTTCCGCTCCGAAGTGCGCGCCGGGTGCGCAGAGATCATCAAGCACGGGCTCGTCGCCGACCGGCCTCTGGCGACGCGGCTGCAGCGCGACCTGGGATCGTTGATGGGCCTGCGGGACCCCATCGCGCCAGAACTCCTGCGCGACGCGGCGGCGGTCAAAGCCACCATCGTGAGCGGCGATGAGCGCGAGGCCGGGCGGCGGGCGCTTCTCAACTTCGGCCACACGTTCGGTCACGCCATCGAGAAGGTGGCGGGCTACGGGCGAATCCTGCACGGCGAGGCGGTCGCGCTCGGCATGCGCGCCGCGCTGCACCTCTCGGCATCGCTCAAAGCCGGCTCGCCTCTGGCGCCAGAGGCGGACCTCCCGGCGCCGTTCGCCGAGGCTGACGCGCTGGTCCGGGACCTCCGCATCCGCACCACGCTGGACGGGCTGGAGACGCCCGAGCTCATGGTCGCGATGCAGTCCGACAAGAAGCGGGCGGCGGCGGGCCTCCGCTTTATCGTGCTGGACGACATCGGCGCAGGCCGCGTGGCCGATGGCGTGCCGGTGGAGATGGTGGAGGCGGCGTGGGCGTACGCGCGCCGCGTCGGCGCGGGAGGCTAG